One Variibacter gotjawalensis genomic window, CCGAGGAAAGTCGCCGGCCGTTTGACGATGCGATAGTCGGTGTAGTCCATCCGCCGGTCTGGTTTGAGCGCCAGCACCTTCTCGCGCACCAGGGCACGGATCGCTTCGCCGGGTTCCTTGATCCTTTTCTGCTCCACCTTCGAATACGCCATCGCCTGCATGAGTTCGGCCTCGGCCTTGTTCTCCTGAGCCATCGCGGCGAAAGGCAGGACGATCAGCAGGGCGGCGAGCAGAACTTTCATCGACAACCTCTCGAAAACAGCACGCTTTGCATTAGCGGCAGGACGTGGCGAAATGTGGAGCAAATGGCAAGCCGGGAGGAAGCCAGCCATGGACGTCGCGTGGATCGCGGTCGATTGGGGCACGAGCAACGTGCGCGCTTGGGGCATCGCGCCGAATGGCGACGCGGCTTTTGGAGTTTCGTCCGATCAGGGCATGTCGCGTCTCGCGCGCGCGGATTATCCGGCCGTGCTCGGCGAATTGCTGACGTCCGAAATCGACATCGACGGCGATCTCTTGGACGTCGTGATCTGTGGCATGGCCGGCGCGCGGCAAGGCTGGTGCGAGGCGCCGTATCTCGAAACGCCGGCGCGGCTCGATGATCTCCTGCAATATGCCGTGACGCCCGATATGCCGCCGTCGCGTCTGCGTCCGCGCATTCTGCCGGGCGTGTGCCAGCGCGGCGGCAATGACGATGTCATGCGCGGCGAGGAAACGCAGCTGCTGGGTCTGATCGCGCTCGATCCGAAATTCGAAGGCATCGTCTGCATGCCGGGAACGCATGCGAAATGGGTCGAGCTGCGCGATCGCCAGATCAAGCGCTTCGCGACCGCGATCACCGGCGAATTGTTCGAAGTGCTGAGTGTGCATTCTGTGCTGCGGCATTCGCTCGGCGGCGAGATCAAAGAAGACGAGCGTCAGGCCGGAACGCTCGAAGGATTGCAGCGTGGTATCGAAGCCCCGGAAAAACTCACATCGACGCTGTTCCGTACACGCGCCGGCGCGCTGCTATCCGGACATTCGCCGAGCTGGTGTGCCGGCTATCTTTCTGGACTGTTGATCGGTGCGGACATCGGCGGCCAGCGCGATTGGATCGGAAACGCAGAGATTCCGCTGATCGGTGGGGCTACGTTGAGTCGCACCTATCAGGCCGGGCTCGAGATGATCGGCGCGCGCTCACGTGTCGTCGATGCGACGGAGGCCACGCTCACGGGCCTCCGCGCTTCTTACGTCGCGTGATTACTCCGCGCCTTTCGGCAGCGCTTCCCACTCGCGCATCGCGACCGCGTCGCGTGGCGTGATGTCGGGGTAGGCCGCATCGGCGGTCGCCGGATCGAAGTAGCGCCACGATCGCGCGCACTTTTGCCCGTCGGCGCGCTGCGACACGACAGAAACGCCCGGCACTTCGGGCATGCGGAACGCATCCGCCGGACCTTCGCCCGAAACCAAAGTCGCGGCCGACGTGATGCACACTTCGGCAAAATCGATATCGGAGACGGCCGCAAACAATTCCGCGTCCGCAATGTGAATCGCCGGAGCGGCTTCGAGCGACGAGCCGATCCGCTTCTGCGCGCGCTCCAACTCCAGCGCGCCGGTGACGACGCGGCGTACGCTGCGCACCTTGCGCCACTTCTCGGCCAGCCCGTCGTTACGCCAACCTGCCGGAAGCTCCGCGAAGGTCTCGAGATGCACCGAATTCGTGTCGCCCGGATGCCGCGCGATCCACGCCTCGTCCGCCGTGAAGCACAGCATCGGCGCGAGCCATCGCACTGTGTGCTCGAACAGACGGTCGATCACGGTCAGCGCCGCCTTGCGCGTCACCGACGAGATCGGATCGCAATAGAGCGTATCCTTGCGGATGTCGAAGTAGAACGCTGACAGGTCGATATTCATGAAGGCCGCGAGCGTCGCGAAAATGCGCTTGTAGTCGAAATCGCGATACGCCTGCTCGACCTGTTCGCCAACTTCGGCGAGACGATGCAGCATCAGCCGCTCAAGCTCCGGCATCGTGTCGACCGCGACGCGATCCTCGGGACGGAAATGCGCGAGCGAGCCGAGCATCCAGCGGATTGTGTTGCGCAGCTTGCGATAAGTTTCCGCCGTGCCCTTCAGGATCTCCGGGCCGATGCGCAGATCGTCCGCATAGTCGGAGGCGCAGACCCACATGCGCAGGATGTCGGCGCCCGAAGTCTTGATGATGTCCTGCGGCGCCGTCGTGTTGCCGAGCGACTTCGACATTTTGCGCCCGTTCTCGTCGAGCACGAAGCCGTGCGTCAGCACGACATCGAACGGTGCGCGGCCGCGCGTGCCGCAGCTTTCCAGCAGTGAGGAGTGGAACCAGCCGCGATGCTGGTCCGAACCTTCGAGATACATGACGGTGTCGTTGCCGCCGTCGACCTTGCGTTTCGTGCCCGCGAGCTGCGGGAACGCGACCGGGTCTTCTAGCGTGAAGGCGTGCGTCGACCCTGAGTCGAACCACACGTCGATGACGTCCGTGACTTTCTCGAAATCCGCCGGATCGAAATCGGGTTGGAGGAAGCGCGCGCCGGATTTATCGGCGAACCACGCATCGCCGCCCTCGGCGAGGAATGCGTCGTAGATGCGCTGATTGACGCGCGCATCGCGCAGCACGTCTTTTTCTTTCAGCCCGTGTTGCGGCAAGTCGCGCTTGGCGACAAACACACTGATCGGCGTGCCCCAGGCGCGCTGACGCGAGACGACCCAGTCCGGCCGGTTCGCGATCATGCCGTTGATGCGGTTCTCGCCCGCCGCCGGCACCCACTGCGTTTCCTTGATTGACGCAAGCGCAACATCGCGCAGCGTCGGCTGATTGCTGCCGGCGCGCGATGTCGCGCCGCCTTTGCCCGCGTAGTCGAACGGCTGGTCCATCGCGATGAACCACTGCGGCGTATTGCGGAAGATGACCGGCTTCTTCGAGCGCCACGAATGCGGATACTGATGCTTGAGGCGGCCGCGCGCGACCAGCGCATTGGCTTCGATCAGTGCCTTGATCACGGCGTCGTTCGCATCGCCTTTCGCGCCCTTGTCGGTGATGACCCGCGCAGCGCCGCCTTCGCGATCCGGCCCGAAGCCCGGCGCGTCGTTAGTGTAGAAGCCGTCTTCGTCGACCGTGTACGGGATGCGCGGGTTGATGCCGCGACCGGCGAGCATTTTTCCGCTCGCCATCCAGATATCGAAGTCTTCGCGGCCGTGGCCCGGCGCGGTGTGGACGAAGCCCGTGCCGGCGTCGTCGGTGACGTGATCACCGTCGAATAGCGGGACGTCGAACGTGTAGCCGAGCGCTTGCAACGGATGCGCGCAGGTAACGTGCGCGAGATCGTCCGCCGTCACATCCGCGACCTTGCGGAACACGATCTTCGCCTTGTCGGCGACTTCCTGCGCGAGTTTCTCCGCGATGATGTAGCGCGCGCCTTTCTGCGGGCCAAAATCGTTCGTTGCCGACTCGACCTCATAGAGCGCGTAGGCGATACGCGACGAATACGAGATCGCGCGGTTACCCGGGATCGTCCAGGGAGTCGTCGTCCAGATGACGATTGCGGCTTGTTTGAGTGCGTCGTTCGCGGTTTGCTTCACCGGAAACGCGACCCACACCATGTCGCTCTGATAATCTTCGTATTCGACTTCGGCCTCGGCGAGCGCGGTCTTCTCGACGACGCTCCACATCACGGGCTTCGAGCCGCGATACAGCAAGCCGTTCTCGGCGAACTTCATGATCTCGCGCGCGATGACCGCTTCGGAGGCGAAATCCATCGTCGAGTAGGGATGATCCCAATCGCCTTCGACGCCGAGACGCTTGAACTCTTCCCGCTGCACGTTGAGCCAATGCGTCGCGAAGGCGCGGCATTCGGCACGGAATGCGTTGATCGCGATTGGATCGGAGAAGTCAGGCTTAGCCTTGCCCTTCGCGCGATACTCTTCCTCGACCTTCCACTCGATCGGCAGACCGTGACAATCCCAGCCCGGCACGTAGTTGGAGTCGTGGCCGAGCATCTGCTGCGAACGCGTGACGACGTCTTTCAACACCTTGTTGAGGGCGTGGCCGATATGGATGTTGCCGTTCGCGTAGGGCGGGCCGTCATGCAGGATGTAGCGCGGGCGCTCTTTCGCGACATCGCGCAGCCGGTCGTACATCTTGAGCTTCGCCCAGCGCGCGAGCAGCTCCGGCTCCTTCTGCGGAAGGCCGCCGCGCATCGGGAAATCCGTCTGCGGCAGAAATAGTGTTTCGCTGTAGTCGCGTGCTTTGTCGGTCATCTGTGGCGCTTTGGAAATGAGTGGCGATACGGGCGGAAAGTCCCGGTCTTCCGCAGCGCGGTCCTTGGCGCATGATCCACGTTCGGGGATCATGCGTGGCGCGTCAGGCGGAAGCCGGGCCGATAATCGGCCGAATGATGCTGCGCAGTATCGTCATGCCGGGTCTTCTAATGCATCGTTGCGAAAAGTGGAAACGCGTTCTCGGGAATTAGCCAACGCTTCGCACCCGGTTTGGCGAGGGCGCCGGCTGCCCCTTGTCCCTTTCCGTCCCCGCCGAAACCGGAATGGAGCGCCGGGAGGCGCCAGGGCGCCGACGAGCGCCCTTCAGAGCGGGTGGCGACCCGCTCTCACGCCTCACGCGGACACCGACATTACTGCCGGGCCGCGCTTAGGAGGCGTGGGGTCCACATGACGCGGGACCCAGCGCCTCCCGGCGCTCCACATACGGCCCCGCCTCTAGATGCGAGATCGTCATAGATATTTATTCCTATAAAAGAGCTAGGTCAAGCACTTCTCTCCGCCCTCATCCTGAGGAGGACCGCGTAGCGGTCCGTCTCGAAGGATGGGCGGCCTCGTCCTTCGAGACGCAATGCGTGCTGGCTTCGCCAGCCAGCATTGCTCCTCAGGATGAGGCCGAGCTGACACGGAATGAAGTGTTTTAGATCTGCTGGATCGAACGCGCAGCCGGGCGCGATTTGGCGTCGTCCTTCACGAGGATCGCGCGCGCTTTCGCGACATCGTCTTTCATCTGGACGATCAGCGGGTCGAGCCCGTTGAATTTGAGCTCCGGCCTGATCCAGCCCGCGAAGGCAACGTCGATCGTCTTGCCGTAGAGGTCGCCCGAGAAATCGAAGATGTAAGTCTCGAGCAGCGGTGCGCCGTTGTCGAAGGTCGGGCGGCGGCCGAAGCTTGCGACACCGTCATGCGTCTTGCCGTCGATCGTCACGCGCACCGCATAGATGCCGTGGCGCAGTCCGCAGGCCGGATCGAGTTTCAGGTTCGCGGTCGGGAAGCCGAGATCGCGGCCCCGCTTCTCGCCGTGCTGCACGACGCCGCTGACGAACCACGTATAGCCGAGCATCGCGTTGGCGTCGGCAATGCGGCCGTCGCTGAGCGCCGTGCGGA contains:
- a CDS encoding 2-dehydro-3-deoxygalactonokinase, whose translation is MDVAWIAVDWGTSNVRAWGIAPNGDAAFGVSSDQGMSRLARADYPAVLGELLTSEIDIDGDLLDVVICGMAGARQGWCEAPYLETPARLDDLLQYAVTPDMPPSRLRPRILPGVCQRGGNDDVMRGEETQLLGLIALDPKFEGIVCMPGTHAKWVELRDRQIKRFATAITGELFEVLSVHSVLRHSLGGEIKEDERQAGTLEGLQRGIEAPEKLTSTLFRTRAGALLSGHSPSWCAGYLSGLLIGADIGGQRDWIGNAEIPLIGGATLSRTYQAGLEMIGARSRVVDATEATLTGLRASYVA
- the ileS gene encoding isoleucine--tRNA ligase, which gives rise to MTDKARDYSETLFLPQTDFPMRGGLPQKEPELLARWAKLKMYDRLRDVAKERPRYILHDGPPYANGNIHIGHALNKVLKDVVTRSQQMLGHDSNYVPGWDCHGLPIEWKVEEEYRAKGKAKPDFSDPIAINAFRAECRAFATHWLNVQREEFKRLGVEGDWDHPYSTMDFASEAVIAREIMKFAENGLLYRGSKPVMWSVVEKTALAEAEVEYEDYQSDMVWVAFPVKQTANDALKQAAIVIWTTTPWTIPGNRAISYSSRIAYALYEVESATNDFGPQKGARYIIAEKLAQEVADKAKIVFRKVADVTADDLAHVTCAHPLQALGYTFDVPLFDGDHVTDDAGTGFVHTAPGHGREDFDIWMASGKMLAGRGINPRIPYTVDEDGFYTNDAPGFGPDREGGAARVITDKGAKGDANDAVIKALIEANALVARGRLKHQYPHSWRSKKPVIFRNTPQWFIAMDQPFDYAGKGGATSRAGSNQPTLRDVALASIKETQWVPAAGENRINGMIANRPDWVVSRQRAWGTPISVFVAKRDLPQHGLKEKDVLRDARVNQRIYDAFLAEGGDAWFADKSGARFLQPDFDPADFEKVTDVIDVWFDSGSTHAFTLEDPVAFPQLAGTKRKVDGGNDTVMYLEGSDQHRGWFHSSLLESCGTRGRAPFDVVLTHGFVLDENGRKMSKSLGNTTAPQDIIKTSGADILRMWVCASDYADDLRIGPEILKGTAETYRKLRNTIRWMLGSLAHFRPEDRVAVDTMPELERLMLHRLAEVGEQVEQAYRDFDYKRIFATLAAFMNIDLSAFYFDIRKDTLYCDPISSVTRKAALTVIDRLFEHTVRWLAPMLCFTADEAWIARHPGDTNSVHLETFAELPAGWRNDGLAEKWRKVRSVRRVVTGALELERAQKRIGSSLEAAPAIHIADAELFAAVSDIDFAEVCITSAATLVSGEGPADAFRMPEVPGVSVVSQRADGQKCARSWRYFDPATADAAYPDITPRDAVAMREWEALPKGAE